AGGCGCATCTGAGCGTCTCCAGCACATAGCCTGCATTGGCTGGGTCGAGCCGACCGGGTGTCGCCGCCTGTTCGAGCGCCACCGGCCAGACGTTGAGCCGACCGGGTTCGCTCGGACAGGCCGCCTGAGCCGGATCGAAGGGCGCGATCGTCAGCGACAGACCGAGACGCGCCGCACGCTCGGCCAGCAGGTCCGGGTCGGCGATAGCCACCAGCTCGGCGGCCGAGTGCCCGGCCGCCGCCAGACGTACGATCAGATCGGGACCGATGCCGGCCGGCTCGCCGGGCGTCAAGGCCAAACGCGGCACGCGAGATTCGCTTGGGTGTGTCATGGATGCTGAGATCATGATTCCTGGTCGAGCCGGATCTCGACATAGGCTTCGTCACGCAACTGGCGCAACCATTCCTCCGTCGCTTCCTCGGCCTTGCGCCGTTGCAGCGCCTCGCGTGCCTTCAGACGCAGGATGTCCTCGTTGGCACTCTGCTGGCGCCGTTCCTCGACCTGGAGGATGTGCCAGCCGAAGGGGCTCTTGAAGGGTTCGCTGGTCGCTCCGACGGCCAGGGCGTTCATTTGCTCCTCGAACTCGGGCACGGTTTTTCCCGGATCGACCCAGCCCAGCTCACCGCCCTTGAGCGCCGAGCCGGTATCGTCGGAGTGCGCGCGCGCCAGACCGGCGAAGTCCTCACCGCCGATGATGCGCTCGCGCAGTTGCAGTAGCCGCTGGCGCGCATCGGCGTCCGAGACGATCTCGTTGGTGCGGATCAGGATGTGGCGCGCCCGGGTCTGGGTGACGTCTTCTGGAGCCGCCGCCTTGATCTCGCGCATCCGGATGATGTGGAAACCGCTCGGGCTGCGCAATGGTTCACTGACCTCGCCCTCGGCCAGGGTATAGGCCAGGTCCGACACCAGACTCGGCACCGCGCCCATCTCGAACCAGCCCAGATCGCCGCCCTCCAGGGCGTTGCGTCCATCCGACTCGCGCACCGCCACGGCGGCGAAGTCGGCCCCGCTACGCAGCCGTTCCACCAGTCCCTTGGCTTTGTCCTCGGCGCGTTTGACCTGCTCCGGGGTCGGGTTTTCGGGCAGGGCGATC
The sequence above is drawn from the Allochromatium vinosum DSM 180 genome and encodes:
- a CDS encoding peptidylprolyl isomerase, with the protein product MAISPNRDAPARMTPRRSPRGKLLGLALALGMGPALVSAQALDAIVAVVNDDVVVQSELEREIALVIPQLNQRGTAIPPPEQLRKQVLDRLILKHLQQQRAKELGLKVDEATLEEALQGIAGRNGLSLDELKATLEAGGIRFEDFREDTRSQILSSRLQNQEVVRKIQVSEPEVDRFLAREASRLIEREQVRLQHILIALPENPTPEQVKRAEDKAKGLVERLRSGADFAAVAVRESDGRNALEGGDLGWFEMGAVPSLVSDLAYTLAEGEVSEPLRSPSGFHIIRMREIKAAAPEDVTQTRARHILIRTNEIVSDADARQRLLQLRERIIGGEDFAGLARAHSDDTGSALKGGELGWVDPGKTVPEFEEQMNALAVGATSEPFKSPFGWHILQVEERRQQSANEDILRLKAREALQRRKAEEATEEWLRQLRDEAYVEIRLDQES